From a region of the Nonlabens dokdonensis DSW-6 genome:
- a CDS encoding fibronectin type III domain-containing protein: MKQIYVFLIAMFCLILTVETHAQCNYQLELTDFFGNDWDSGANLARNTGVDVTVDGVTSTYVITNPGTPNMDNTEVYPITVNDMSTIVIDYRSPEFPGDGGFRLLDSEGLLVYESPLAQTDQMNIFSGNASCPTCPVVTNIVVSSVTANEADIAWTNGGAETEWEIEYGISPYTVGNGGVIVPAPTNPFTLMNLSSVTTYDIYVRAVCVPGTDLSASAGPITFTTAESCPSPSNFAPITQSAFEVQFTWDANGNTSTNYEVNYGLDGYVQGAPGGFTESGSFGNFALIDGLMSDTCYSFYVRYDCGMGDFSLWGGPYNACTSISCPEISGLTAAATDSTLDISWAAGGAETEWEVDYALAGVITTPGTGQGIPAQGTTQTTTALNLTSLPSATAYDVYVRAICDASTNDLSQWVNATFVTLPSAPDGVTCPNNDSAFAWDDGFDSGTVTWTGDTGTVNGNWDFTGTGGTGSTGTGPLGPEVGTGYVFFDTSGTNVGPRSMVSPVIDLTNATDEAELSFYFHSFGGDLTLFDVSVGTSPTGPFTSIFAYQGPLQANQADPFVLVGADMPAFVLGSSTVYIQLTATEEAGNETGFVGDIAVDLMRIETCGAFCSNPDMLMVDNITTNSVDISFNDTNGTAAGAYEYVIQAPGTGIPTAAGTAATTTMITDSSLTPATSYEVYVRTMCGGMAGESDWIGPVNFSTACVPFTVTYTTDYETVPVDELFVCDNSIVIGTGFTDPIVIVDDLIALSGSRHINMASQSAGASAELYYILPEFSDLSSDKRLRFNVYDRDNGELEVGTITDPTDPMTFTSLVTLTDADMADDVYEEKSVYFNSLTTTGGFIAFKFNPVATFDAIYLDDITYELSPACPEPTNVSVDSFTDTTADISWIDNTVGGTASFEVLVQDAGSPAPDATTTGVQQVATSNPYTWSGLTAFTDYDVYVRAVCTGTAGESVWTGPVSFQTACSSFAAPFFEDFENFTATTNGFPGAADGFVAENCWSGSVANYNWVVAPPTLTGSTATGPAPSVTTGNYMYTEGSAGATADIAELTSPLIDLTPLSAPELRFDYHMTGADIDQLEVFVQAAGVETSVLLITGAQQVADTDPYLESIVDLSAYNGQTITIIWKATKGSSFESDIAIDNVRVDVAPDCANVSDLAATAISSTTANLEWVENDMATIWEFEYDVEGYVLGSSTAGVQSTSSNSTNPISGLLPNTEYDFYVRSLCAVSGTSNWVGPFTFTTRCAALTAPYFTDYDSDPLGGLNNCDSNLIVGSGTGTAPIVEVDDLVSNSGGQHINMASQSTGATAEMYYILPEFSDLDNTKRVRFFAYDRDLGGLEVGTMTDPADATTFTAVQVFTNADLPDDQYVEQTVEFTSLTTTGGWIAFKFNPVATFDAMYIDDVNYEEIPNCPQPSLVTSANITENSVELSWTAGGTETEWIVEYGTPGFTPGGAGSLGTRTGVMTNTSYVLDMLTSTTQYEVRIFAVCGPNDTSPASNPITFVTLPSAPQGVTCPNNDNAFAWEEGFENGAGGWTGAVGTANGEWDFSGGSAANGGTGSTGTGPFAPADGTRYVFFETSGTTVGPRSMVSPAIDLSAATDEAELSFFMHSVGGDQTIFEVGVGTSPTGPFTNVFTYIGPLQSAQADPYALVGASLPASVLGSATVHIQITATEEPGNETGFVGDIALDLMRIETCGNYCSNPDSFAVANLGPNGGDFSFNDTLGTPSGSYEYVLQPDGTGVPTAAGTPLTTTSFTDNTLTPATSYEVYYRTICGPMTNSDWVGPFQFITPCLPFTAPYFTDFENDPLNGLFVCDNAIIDNATVGTPLVQVDDLIANSGSQHMYLTSSSDASVGLYYVMPEFSDLNNTKRVRFFAYDRDFGGLEVGVMSDPNDITTFNLIQTFTNADLPDDQYAEQTVNFTSLTTTGGHIAFRFVQAGTFDAMFLDDINYEEIPSCPNPNGLSVNSIGDDNLDLSWNPGNTETEWIVEYATPDFATGTPVQVTGVTSNTNYILNNLTPNTPYQVRVFAVCNPMDISPSTNPVTTRTFPLGPQGVSCTTGAPGYIWEDSFENGIGGWTGDVGTANGQWDFTGGSAANGGTGSTGTGPFAPADGSRYVFFESSGGINGTPVVSSMVSPPIDLTMGANDELELSFFFHSFGGDQTIFEVGYGTSATGPFTNVFTYVGSLQTAQTDPYAQLGAMLPSTLIGQTIYIQITATEEPGGEGGFVGDIALDLMRIQTCGTFCSAPSGVSVSAIGSDTATIGWTENGNATVWEVAVQAAGTGVPTGNGTSTTNNPYTDSTLMPATDYEVYVRADCGGGFFSDWTSVETFSTLCAPFVAPYGSITGTPGNDFSTFPGACWEEGDNTDIATGPNGVDGDWINDDFGNDPSSTFGQAARVNIWNLGGANDWLVSPEIDLGTNPSTMLTASFDIALTAFDATTVENFGSDDEVQFLITVDNGVTWTNIATYNSASNVSNVGQQETFPLSAYSGIVRFAFWSTNGTVADGNDVDFFVDNFTVDGTVGVDDSETLEFSYYPNPTNDVVSFNGQQVIDGITVRNLLGQQLFVTKPNATSTTIDLSAFPSGMYLIEVASGEQSKVVKVMRN, from the coding sequence ATGAAACAAATTTATGTTTTTTTAATTGCCATGTTTTGTTTAATCCTGACAGTTGAAACGCACGCCCAGTGTAATTATCAGTTAGAGTTAACAGATTTTTTTGGTAATGATTGGGATAGTGGTGCAAACCTCGCTCGTAACACTGGTGTTGATGTCACAGTAGATGGTGTAACCAGTACTTATGTGATTACAAACCCAGGTACTCCTAATATGGATAATACTGAGGTTTATCCGATTACGGTAAATGATATGTCGACCATTGTAATCGACTATCGTTCACCTGAATTTCCTGGTGATGGTGGATTTAGATTATTAGACTCAGAAGGTCTTTTAGTTTATGAATCTCCATTAGCTCAGACAGATCAGATGAATATTTTTTCAGGAAATGCTTCTTGTCCTACTTGTCCTGTAGTTACTAATATTGTAGTCTCAAGTGTTACAGCTAATGAAGCAGATATTGCTTGGACTAACGGTGGTGCTGAAACTGAATGGGAAATTGAATATGGAATTAGCCCTTATACTGTAGGCAATGGTGGAGTTATAGTTCCAGCTCCGACAAATCCATTTACCTTGATGAATTTGAGTAGTGTCACTACCTATGATATATATGTACGTGCGGTATGCGTTCCTGGAACCGATTTGAGTGCCTCTGCTGGACCTATTACTTTTACAACTGCCGAATCTTGTCCTTCTCCTTCAAATTTTGCTCCTATTACTCAATCTGCTTTTGAAGTGCAGTTTACATGGGATGCTAATGGAAATACAAGTACAAATTATGAAGTGAATTATGGATTAGATGGCTACGTACAAGGTGCACCTGGTGGTTTTACAGAGTCTGGGTCGTTTGGAAATTTTGCATTGATCGATGGTTTAATGTCAGACACTTGTTATAGCTTTTATGTTAGGTATGATTGTGGAATGGGAGACTTTAGTCTTTGGGGTGGACCTTACAATGCATGTACAAGTATTTCTTGTCCAGAAATTTCTGGATTAACTGCTGCAGCAACAGACTCCACTCTTGATATATCTTGGGCAGCTGGCGGTGCTGAAACAGAATGGGAAGTAGATTATGCGTTAGCTGGTGTCATTACAACTCCAGGTACTGGTCAAGGAATTCCAGCACAAGGTACCACGCAAACAACTACAGCTCTAAATTTAACGTCTTTACCTTCTGCGACAGCCTACGACGTGTACGTAAGAGCTATTTGTGATGCGTCTACAAATGATTTGAGTCAATGGGTGAATGCTACTTTTGTCACATTACCTAGTGCTCCGGACGGAGTAACTTGTCCCAATAATGATAGTGCGTTTGCTTGGGATGATGGATTTGATTCTGGAACCGTTACATGGACAGGTGATACTGGAACAGTTAATGGAAATTGGGACTTCACTGGAACTGGAGGTACAGGATCAACAGGTACTGGTCCATTAGGTCCAGAAGTAGGAACCGGTTATGTGTTTTTTGACACCTCTGGAACGAATGTTGGTCCTAGATCAATGGTATCTCCAGTAATAGATTTAACTAACGCTACTGATGAGGCAGAACTTTCATTTTATTTTCATTCGTTTGGTGGTGATTTGACACTTTTTGATGTATCAGTAGGAACTTCTCCTACAGGTCCTTTTACTAGTATTTTTGCTTACCAAGGCCCGTTACAAGCAAATCAAGCAGATCCTTTTGTTTTGGTTGGAGCTGATATGCCAGCTTTTGTACTTGGTAGTTCTACGGTTTATATTCAATTAACTGCGACTGAAGAAGCTGGTAATGAGACTGGTTTTGTAGGTGATATCGCTGTAGATTTAATGAGAATTGAAACTTGTGGTGCATTTTGTAGTAATCCAGATATGTTGATGGTAGATAATATAACAACAAATAGCGTTGATATTTCTTTTAATGATACAAATGGTACTGCTGCAGGTGCTTATGAATATGTTATTCAAGCCCCTGGTACAGGTATACCAACAGCTGCTGGTACAGCCGCAACAACAACAATGATAACAGATTCAAGTCTCACACCTGCAACGAGCTATGAAGTTTACGTAAGAACGATGTGTGGTGGAATGGCTGGGGAAAGTGATTGGATTGGTCCCGTAAACTTTTCAACTGCCTGTGTTCCTTTTACAGTAACCTACACTACAGATTATGAAACAGTTCCTGTGGATGAATTATTTGTTTGTGATAATTCTATTGTTATTGGAACTGGGTTTACAGATCCTATAGTCATAGTTGATGATTTAATCGCACTTTCAGGTAGCCGTCATATTAATATGGCTAGTCAGAGTGCAGGTGCTTCGGCAGAACTTTATTACATCTTACCAGAATTCTCCGATTTATCATCAGATAAAAGGTTGAGATTTAATGTGTACGATAGAGATAATGGAGAACTTGAAGTAGGGACTATAACTGACCCAACGGATCCAATGACTTTTACTTCTCTCGTTACATTAACAGATGCTGACATGGCAGATGATGTTTACGAAGAGAAATCTGTATATTTTAATTCGCTTACTACTACAGGTGGTTTTATAGCATTTAAATTTAATCCTGTAGCTACTTTTGATGCTATTTATTTAGATGATATTACTTACGAACTATCTCCCGCTTGTCCAGAACCAACAAATGTTTCTGTAGATAGTTTTACAGATACAACGGCAGATATATCATGGATCGATAATACGGTAGGTGGTACTGCCAGTTTTGAAGTTCTAGTCCAAGACGCAGGTAGTCCTGCTCCAGACGCTACAACAACTGGAGTGCAGCAAGTTGCTACAAGTAATCCATACACATGGTCTGGTTTAACAGCATTTACAGATTATGATGTTTACGTGAGAGCAGTTTGTACTGGTACAGCAGGTGAGTCTGTATGGACCGGTCCTGTATCTTTTCAAACAGCATGTTCTTCATTTGCTGCTCCATTCTTTGAGGATTTTGAGAATTTCACTGCTACAACTAATGGTTTCCCAGGCGCTGCTGATGGTTTTGTTGCGGAAAACTGTTGGTCTGGAAGTGTTGCTAACTACAATTGGGTAGTAGCACCTCCTACCTTAACAGGATCTACTGCAACTGGTCCTGCTCCTAGTGTGACCACTGGTAATTATATGTATACTGAAGGTAGTGCAGGAGCTACTGCAGATATTGCAGAATTAACATCTCCGCTTATAGACTTGACTCCTTTGTCTGCTCCAGAACTGAGATTTGATTATCACATGACTGGTGCTGATATTGATCAACTAGAAGTTTTTGTTCAAGCTGCTGGAGTAGAAACTAGTGTACTGTTAATTACAGGAGCTCAACAAGTTGCTGATACTGATCCTTATCTAGAATCTATTGTAGACTTATCTGCGTATAATGGTCAAACGATCACTATCATTTGGAAGGCGACTAAAGGTTCATCTTTCGAGTCAGATATTGCGATTGATAATGTAAGAGTAGACGTTGCACCTGATTGTGCTAATGTTAGCGACCTTGCTGCTACCGCTATTAGTTCAACTACAGCTAATTTAGAATGGGTTGAAAATGATATGGCTACCATTTGGGAGTTTGAATATGATGTTGAAGGGTATGTTTTAGGTTCTAGCACCGCAGGTGTTCAATCTACTTCATCTAACAGCACAAACCCTATAAGCGGTTTACTACCGAATACAGAATATGATTTTTATGTTAGATCATTATGTGCAGTAAGTGGAACTAGCAATTGGGTAGGACCATTTACTTTTACAACTAGATGTGCTGCGTTAACTGCTCCATATTTTACGGATTATGATAGTGACCCATTGGGTGGTCTTAACAATTGTGATAGTAATCTTATTGTAGGAAGTGGTACTGGAACAGCACCAATCGTAGAAGTAGATGATTTAGTTTCTAATTCAGGTGGTCAACACATAAATATGGCTAGCCAGTCTACTGGTGCAACTGCAGAAATGTATTACATTTTACCAGAGTTTTCTGATCTTGACAATACTAAGAGAGTACGCTTCTTTGCTTACGATCGTGATTTAGGAGGTCTTGAAGTAGGAACTATGACAGACCCAGCTGATGCTACAACTTTTACTGCGGTACAAGTATTTACTAATGCTGACCTACCAGATGATCAGTATGTGGAACAAACTGTAGAATTTACTAGCTTGACAACCACTGGTGGTTGGATTGCATTTAAGTTTAATCCTGTTGCTACCTTTGATGCTATGTATATCGATGATGTAAATTATGAAGAGATTCCTAATTGCCCGCAACCTAGTTTGGTTACTTCTGCAAATATTACTGAGAATTCAGTAGAGTTGTCTTGGACAGCAGGAGGAACTGAAACAGAATGGATAGTAGAGTATGGAACACCTGGATTTACACCAGGTGGTGCGGGATCTTTAGGAACAAGAACTGGAGTGATGACTAATACTAGTTATGTATTAGATATGTTAACTTCAACTACGCAATATGAAGTTAGAATTTTTGCAGTATGTGGACCTAATGATACAAGTCCTGCTTCAAACCCTATAACCTTTGTTACATTACCTAGTGCGCCTCAAGGAGTAACTTGTCCTAATAATGATAATGCATTTGCATGGGAAGAAGGTTTTGAAAACGGTGCAGGTGGATGGACTGGTGCTGTTGGTACTGCAAATGGTGAATGGGATTTCTCAGGTGGTTCAGCCGCAAATGGTGGAACTGGATCTACAGGTACCGGTCCTTTCGCTCCGGCAGATGGAACTAGATATGTATTCTTTGAGACATCTGGAACAACTGTTGGTCCTAGATCTATGGTTTCTCCAGCAATCGACCTTTCTGCTGCAACAGATGAGGCTGAATTGTCGTTCTTTATGCATTCTGTAGGTGGTGATCAAACCATATTTGAAGTTGGTGTAGGAACGTCCCCTACTGGACCTTTTACAAATGTATTTACTTATATAGGTCCTTTACAATCAGCTCAAGCCGATCCTTATGCTCTAGTAGGTGCAAGTTTACCAGCTTCAGTCTTAGGTAGTGCTACGGTTCATATTCAAATTACGGCTACTGAGGAGCCTGGAAATGAAACAGGATTTGTAGGTGATATTGCATTAGATTTAATGAGAATTGAAACTTGTGGAAACTATTGTTCTAATCCAGATTCATTTGCTGTGGCAAACTTGGGTCCTAATGGTGGTGATTTCAGTTTCAATGATACTTTAGGAACTCCTTCTGGGTCTTATGAATATGTATTGCAACCAGATGGAACTGGCGTTCCAACTGCTGCTGGTACTCCATTGACAACTACATCTTTTACTGATAATACATTGACACCAGCAACTTCTTATGAAGTTTATTATAGAACTATTTGTGGACCAATGACCAATAGCGATTGGGTAGGACCTTTCCAATTCATTACTCCTTGTTTGCCATTTACTGCACCATATTTTACTGATTTTGAAAACGACCCTTTAAATGGTTTATTTGTTTGTGATAATGCTATAATCGATAATGCTACTGTGGGAACTCCATTAGTTCAAGTAGATGATCTAATTGCAAACAGTGGTTCTCAACATATGTATTTAACAAGTAGTAGCGACGCTAGTGTTGGTCTTTACTATGTAATGCCTGAGTTCTCAGATCTTAATAATACGAAGCGAGTGAGATTCTTTGCTTATGATAGAGATTTTGGAGGCTTAGAAGTAGGTGTAATGTCTGATCCTAATGATATTACCACATTTAACTTAATTCAGACGTTTACTAATGCTGATTTACCAGATGATCAATATGCTGAGCAAACGGTAAACTTTACATCCCTTACAACTACTGGTGGACATATAGCATTTAGATTTGTACAAGCTGGTACTTTTGATGCTATGTTTTTGGATGATATTAATTATGAAGAAATTCCTTCATGTCCTAATCCAAATGGTTTATCGGTTAATTCTATAGGAGACGATAATTTAGATTTATCATGGAACCCTGGTAATACTGAGACAGAATGGATTGTAGAGTATGCCACTCCAGACTTTGCTACAGGAACACCAGTTCAAGTAACTGGAGTTACTTCTAATACTAATTATATACTTAATAATTTAACACCTAATACACCGTATCAGGTAAGAGTATTTGCAGTATGTAACCCTATGGATATTAGTCCATCGACTAACCCTGTAACTACTAGAACTTTTCCATTAGGTCCTCAAGGGGTTTCCTGTACGACAGGTGCACCAGGATATATCTGGGAAGATAGTTTTGAGAATGGTATAGGAGGTTGGACTGGTGATGTAGGAACCGCAAATGGTCAATGGGATTTCACAGGTGGTTCGGCAGCCAATGGAGGAACTGGTTCTACAGGAACAGGTCCTTTTGCTCCGGCAGATGGATCAAGGTATGTATTTTTTGAGTCATCTGGTGGTATTAACGGTACCCCAGTTGTGTCATCTATGGTATCACCTCCTATAGATTTAACTATGGGAGCAAATGATGAGTTAGAATTATCTTTCTTCTTCCATTCGTTCGGTGGTGATCAAACTATTTTTGAAGTAGGTTATGGAACAAGCGCAACCGGACCTTTTACAAATGTATTTACGTATGTAGGTAGTTTACAGACCGCACAAACTGATCCGTATGCTCAGTTAGGCGCAATGCTTCCTTCCACTTTAATAGGGCAGACTATTTATATTCAGATAACGGCTACAGAGGAGCCTGGTGGTGAAGGAGGTTTTGTAGGAGATATAGCTTTAGATCTTATGAGAATTCAAACTTGTGGAACTTTCTGTTCTGCACCATCGGGAGTTTCTGTATCTGCTATAGGTAGTGATACTGCAACAATAGGATGGACTGAAAATGGAAATGCAACTGTTTGGGAAGTAGCTGTACAAGCTGCTGGAACAGGTGTACCGACAGGTAATGGAACTAGTACAACTAATAATCCATATACTGATTCTACATTAATGCCAGCAACTGATTATGAAGTTTATGTAAGAGCAGATTGTGGAGGTGGATTCTTTAGTGATTGGACTTCGGTTGAGACGTTTAGTACACTTTGCGCACCGTTTGTAGCACCTTACGGTTCTATAACTGGTACTCCTGGAAACGATTTCTCTACATTCCCTGGAGCATGTTGGGAAGAAGGAGATAATACTGATATCGCTACAGGACCTAACGGCGTAGATGGTGACTGGATAAATGACGACTTCGGTAACGATCCTTCTAGTACATTTGGTCAGGCTGCTCGAGTTAATATCTGGAACTTAGGTGGTGCGAATGACTGGTTAGTTTCTCCAGAAATTGATTTAGGAACAAACCCATCTACCATGTTGACAGCTAGTTTTGATATTGCTTTGACAGCATTTGATGCGACTACCGTTGAAAACTTCGGTAGTGATGATGAAGTACAGTTTTTGATAACCGTTGATAATGGGGTTACATGGACAAATATTGCTACTTACAACTCGGCTAGTAATGTATCTAATGTAGGTCAACAAGAAACCTTCCCATTAAGTGCCTATTCTGGCATAGTGAGATTTGCATTCTGGTCGACAAATGGTACTGTTGCAGATGGAAATGACGTTGATTTCTTTGTAGATAACTTTACTGTAGATGGCACAGTAGGTGTTGATGATTCTGAAACTTTAGAATTCAGCTATTATCCTAATCCTACAAATGATGTTGTTAGCTTTAATGGACAGCAAGTGATTGATGGTATTACCGTTAGAAACTTATTAGGACAGCAATTATTTGTAACTAAGCCTAATGCTACTTCTACAACCATTGATTTGTCAGCTTTCCCTTCTGGAATGTACCTTATTGAGGTTGCCTCTGGAGAGCAATCTAAAGTTGTGAAAGTGATGCGTAACTAG